A window of Vigna unguiculata cultivar IT97K-499-35 chromosome 4, ASM411807v1, whole genome shotgun sequence contains these coding sequences:
- the LOC114181535 gene encoding cell division cycle 5-like protein, giving the protein MRIMIKGGVWKNTEDEILKAAVMKYGKNQWARISSLLVRKSAKQCKARWYEWLDPSIKKTEWTREEDEKLLHLAKLMPTQWRTIAPIVGRTPSQCLERYEKLLDAACVKDENYEPGDDPRKLRPGEIDPNPESKPARPDPVDMDEDEKEMLSEARARLANTKGKKAKRKAREKQLEEARRLASLQKKRELKAAGIDIRQRKRKRKGIDYNAEIPFEKRPPPGFFDVADEDRPVEQPKFPTTIEELEGKRRVDIEAQLRKQDIAKNKIAQRQDAPSAILHANKLNDPETVRKRSKLMLPPPQISDQELDEIAKLGYASDLAGSQELAEGSGATRALLANYAQTPGQGVTPLRTPQRTPSGKGDAIMMEAENLARLRESQTPLLGGENPELHPSDFSGVTPKKKDIQTPNPMLTPSSTPGGAGLTPRIGMTPTRDGFSFSMTPKGTPLRDELRINEDMNMHDSTKRELQRQADMRRSLRSGLGSLPQPKNEYQIVMEPVSEDAEEPEEKIEEDMSDRIAREKAEEEARQQALLRKRSKVLQRELPRPPAASLELIRNSLIRTDGDKSSFVPPTSIEQADEMIRKELLTLLEHDNAKYPLDDKVNREKKKGVKRSADVSAVPVIEDFEEDEMKDADKLIKEEVQYLCAAMGHENESLDEFIDAHRTCLNDLMYFPTRNAYGLSSVAGNMEKLAALQNEFENVRNKLDDDKEKMVRLEKKVTVITQGYEMRAKKSIWPQIEATFKQMDIAATELECFKALQKQEQLAASHRINNLWSEVQKQKELEKTLQNRYGSLIEELEKMQNVMNQCRLKAEQQKEIEANNAHAEANETKVNETDVHDTGSVVPHSADDGNAQAITVESSHDGTADQQVEVVQDQSTSSPSHDMNVDSDKIHTIHDSDVKLANASPAAENVVEKVEGSSPADGYTGNGENMSEVGAPMEINSPNEDVVANAVNTRESSMEETNAVTEETD; this is encoded by the exons ATGAGGATCATGATAAAGGGCGGTGTTTGGAAAAACACCGAAGATGAAATCCTGAAAGCGGCTGTTATGAAATATGGTAAGAACCAGTGGGCTCGAATCTCTTCGCTTCTTGTTCGCAAATCTGCCAAGCAATGCAAAGCTCGCTGGTACGAGTGGCTTGATCCCTCCATAAAGAAG ACTGAGTGGACTAGAGAAGAGGATGAGAAATTACTTCATCTTGCTAAGCTCATGCCCACTCAGTGGAGAACAATTGCTCCAATTGTAGGTCGTACACCTTCCCAGTGTCTTGAGCGGTATGAGAAGCTCCTTGATGCAGCCTGTGTAAAAGATGAGAACTATGAGCCTGGTGATGATCCTCGAAAATTGCGTCCTGGTGAGATTGATCCAAACCCCGAGTCAAAACCTGCACGACCTGATCCTGTTGATATGGATGAAGATGAAAAGGAGATGCTTTCTGAAGCACGTGCCCGGTTGGCCAACACAAAGGGAAAGAAAGCAAAAAGGAAAGCTAGGGAGAAACAGCTTGAGGAAGCGAGGAGGCTTGCTTCCCTACAAAAGAAGAGGGAATTGAAGGCGGCTGGAATTGATATCAGGCAGcggaagagaaaaaggaaaggaaTAGACTACAATGCAGAAATTCCATTTGAGAAAAGACCTCCTCCAGGGTTTTTTGATGTTGCAGATGAAGATAGACCAGTGGAACAGCCTAAGTTCCCTACTACAATTGAAGAACTTGAAGGGAAAAGGAGGGTTGATATTGAGGCACAATTAAGGAAGCAGGAcattgcaaaaaataaaattgcacaaAGGCAAGATGCCCCATCTGCCATATTACATGCCAACAAATTGAATGATCCAGAAACAGTAAGAAAGAGGTCAAAATTGATGCTTCCACCACCCCAGATATCTGATCAGGAATTGGATGAAATTGCTAAGTTGGGTTATGCTAGTGACCTTGCAGGGAGTCAGGAACTTGCTGAAGGTAGTGGTGCTACGCGTGCTCTTCTGGCTAATTATGCACAGACACCTGGTCAAGGAGTGACTCCTTTGCGAACCCCTCAGAGAACACCATCTGGTAAAGGAGATGCTATTATGATGGAAGCTGAAAATCTTGCCAGGTTGAGGGAGTCTCAAACACCATTGTTGGGAGGAGAGAATCCAGAATTGCATCCTTCAGATTTTTCTGGTGTCACTCCTAAGAAAAAGGACATTCAGACTCCTAATCCAATGCTGACCCCTTCTTCAACTCCTGGAGGTGCAGGCCTCACTCCAAGAATTGGTATGACACCTACAAGAGATGGTTTTTCTTTTAGCATGACACCAAAGGGAACTCCTTTGAGGGATGAGCTACGTATTAATGAGGACATGAATATGCATGACAGCACTAAACGTGAGCTGCAGAGGCAGGCTGATATGAGAAGAAGTCTGCGTTCTGGTTTAGGAAGCCTTCCACAACCCAAGAATGAGTACCAAATAGTGATGGAACCAGTCTCAGAAGATGCTGAAGAGCCTGAGGAGAAGATTGAAGAGGATATGTCTGACAGGATAGCTAGAGAAAAAGCGGAAGAAGAGGCAAGACAGCAGGCATTACTTAGAAAACGATCAAAGGTCCTTCAACGGGAACTTCCTAGGCCCCCTGCTGCTTCATTGGAGCTTATAAGAAATTCCTTGATTAGAACTGATGGGGACAAGAGTTCCTTTGTTCCACCAACGTCTATTGAGCAAGCTGATGAGATGATTCGAAAGGAACTTCTAACTTTACTGGAACATGACAATGCTAAGTATCCGCTTGATGATAAAGTGAATAGGGAGAAAAAGAAAGGAGTCAAGCGATCTGCGGATGTGTCTGCTGTCCCTGTGATAGAAGATTTTGAGGAAGATGAAATGAAAGAT GCTGATAAGTTGATAAAGGAAGAAGTCCAGTATCTTTGTGCCGCAATGGGACATGAAAATGAGTCCCTTGATGAATTTATTGATGCACATCGAACCTGCCTCAATGATCTTATGTACTTTCCTACCCGTAATGCATATGGTCTCTCCAGTGTTGCTGGGAACATGGAAAAGCTAGCTGCTTTGCAAAATGAATTTGAGAATGTGAGAAACAAATTGGACGATGATAAGGAGAAGATGGTGCGGCTTGAGAAGAAGGTGACTGTTATCACACAAGGCTACGAG ATGAGAGCAAAGAAAAGTATCTGGCCGCAAATTGAGGCCACTTTCAAGCAGATGGATATAGCTGCAACCGAGTTAGAATGCTTTAAAGCTTTACAAAAGCAGGAGCAGTTAGCAGCATCGCACAGGATAAACAATTTGTGGAGTGAAGTACAGAAGCAAAAGGAACTTGAAAAAACTTTGCAAAACAGGTACGGGAGTCTAATTGAAGAGCTGGAGAAGATGCAAAATGTCATGAACCAATGCAGATTAAAAGCAGAGCAGCAAAAAGAAATTGAAGCAAACAATGCTCATGCTGAGGCCAATGAGACCAAGGTCAATGAAACTGATGTACATGATACAGGGAGTGTTGTACCTCACTCGGCAGATGATGGAAATGCTCAAGCAATAACAGTTGAGTCATCACATGATGGAACTGCTGACCAGCAAGTAGAGGTCGTGCAAGACCAGTCGACTTCTAGCCCCAGCCATGACATGAATGTGGATTCTGATAAAATTCATACAATACATGACAGTGATGTTAAATTAGCAAATGCTTCACCAGCTGCCGAGAATGTTGTTGAAAAAGTGGAAGGTAGTAGCCCTGCTGATGGTTATACTGGCAATGGGGAGAACATGTCAGAAGTCGGTGCTCCAATGGAAATAAATAGCCCCAATGAAGATGTAGTTGCGAATGCTGTAAACACACGTGAGAGCAGCATGGAAGAAACCAATGCTGTTACGGAGGAGACAGATTAG
- the LOC114180756 gene encoding protein MAIN-LIKE 1-like yields the protein MSLLCLQHEHITKDLWEGNERVLRPRRAGVWILNNQDLINLPVKYLIEQAGFGHALYIPDMDVNHLLITSLLERWMIETHTFHFPHGETTMTLEDVVVLLGLSIDGDVVTGPTMVEDIFSTFPEHLGVIPPPTVIRGNSIRVSWLNSTFQQLPQYVNNNVIAQFLACLYRGLDHGIHLSQENIGGCMILLQCWAWERMTSIAPQLEPLSDEEVVDGDGFPVYRR from the exons ATGTCACTACTCTGCCTTCAGCATGAACATATTACGAAGGACTTATGGGAAGGCAATGAACGAGTTCTTAGACCCAGACGAGCTGGAGTCTGGATTCTAAACAACCAAGACTTAATCAATTTGCCtgtgaaatatttaattgaacaGGCTGGATTTGGACATGCCTTGTATATTCCAGACATGGATGTCAACCACCTTCTAATCACTTCCTTATTAGAAAGGTGGATGATAGAAACTCACACATTCCACTTTCCACATGGAGAAACCACTATGACCTTAGAGGATGTGGTAGTCCTCCTTGGCCTATCGATAGATGGAGATGTGGTCACTGGTCCCACCATGGTGGAAGACATATTCTCGACCTTCCCTGAACATCTAGGGGTAATTCCACCACCGACGGTGATAAGAGGAAACTCAATTAGAGTTTCTTGGCTAAATAGTACTTTCCAACAACTTCCACAGTATGTAAACAACAATGTTATTGCTCAAT TTTTGGCCTGTCTATATCGTGGCCTAGATCATGGCATTCACCTAAGCCAAGAAAATATTGGTGGATGCATGATTTTGTTACAATGTTGGGCTTGGGAGAGGATGACTTCTATAGCTCCACAACTTGAGCCTTTAAGTGATGAGGAAGTGGTTGATGGGGATGGTTTCCCCGTATACAGAAGGTAA
- the LOC114181433 gene encoding peroxidase 12-like, whose protein sequence is MGRVCSLFHSLLFISSLLFASETLVSSRTLEKRPPLVPGLSWNYYFPLECPTLEWIIRNNLEKAFKKNSGLAPGILRLFFHDCFANGCDASILLNAPDGNDEKSHPANVGIRQEALLAIEELRRVIYKRCLPVVSCSDILVVAAREAVRQMGGPDFDVPLGRKDSLTFDLDGPNNLPPPFFRTQQLLEVFGKRDFDATDVVALSGAHTYGRAHCSSLVNRTIESDPPIDPDFKNKLVATCPTPQSSNTVNLDARTPTTFDNMYYINLLNRQGVFTSDQDLASHPQTKEIVNLFASNRKEFFDSFADAFVKVSQIDVITSRQGKGEIRDRCFVANKKSSVEAVAEELVELAEAI, encoded by the exons TtcactcattgctcttcatttcTTCCCTTTTATTTGCTTCTGAAACCCTAGTCTCTTCTAGGACATTGGAAAAAAGACCCCCCCTTGTCCCTGGACTATCGTGGAATTACTATTTTCCTTTAGAATGTCCCACTCTTGAATGGATTATTAGGAATAATTTGGAGAAAGCGTTCAAGAAGAACAGTGGATTAGCTCCTGGCATACTTCGACTCTTCTTCCATGATTGCTTTGCCAAT GGTTGTGACGCCTCCATATTGTTGAATGCACCAGATGGAAATGATGAGAAGAGTCACCCTGCTAACGTTGGTATAAGGCAAGAGGCTCTTCTAGCCATTGAAGAACTTCGACGTGTCATTTACAAGCGGTGTCTACCAGTTGTTTCATGTTCCGACATCCTCGTTGTTGCAGCACGTGAAGCTGTTCGCCAA ATGGGAGGCCCAGATTTCGATGTGCCACTGGGAAGGAAAGACAGCCTCACGTTCGATCTAGACGGACCCAACAACCTCCCGCCGCCGTTCTTCAGAACCCAACAGCTATTGGAAGTGTTCGGCAAGCGAGACTTCGACGCCACCGACGTTGTCGCCCTCTCCGGCGCCCACACCTACGGGAGGGCTCACTGCTCCTCTCTGGTCAACAGAACCATCGAATCTGACCCACCCATCGACCCGGACTTCAAGAACAAGCTGGTGGCAACGTGTCCCACGCCCCAGTCCTCGAACACCGTGAACCTGGACGCGCGCACCCCGACCACGTTCGACAACATGTACTACATCAACCTGCTGAACCGGCAGGGTGTGTTCACCTCGGACCAGGACCTCGCCAGCCACCCCCAGACGAAGGAGATTGTGAACCTCTTCGCCTCCAACCGGAAAGAGTTCTTCGATAGTTTCGCGGACGCTTTTGTGAAGGTGAGCCAGATCGACGTCATCACCAGCCGTCAGGGGAAAGGGGAGATTCGCGACAGGTGCTTCGTCGCCAATAAGAAGAGTTCGGTGGAGGCTGTGGCGGAGGAACTGGTGGAGCTGGCGGAGGCCATTTGA